TGGGATCTTCCGGGTGAATGTGAACTTGCTTCGTTTCTCCTGCCGACTGAAAAGCAGACTCAGAAGTGGGCTTCTTAGagcggagcaaatcactcggatcgacGTTCTTCTTGTACTCTTCCAACTCCACCACATCCATCAGTTCATCAGCAATCTTGGATCCCTTCTGAAAACATTCCTCGGCTCTCTGCTTGTTCCCAGTGATGGTGATCACGTCCTTGGCTCCGGGCATCTTCAGCttaaggtacacataacatgggcgGGCCATGAAACAGGCATACGCCGGTCGGCCcataatagcatgataggcactatgaaaatccaccacttcaaacatcaacttttccttCCGAAAATTCTTCgagtcaccaaaaaccacatctaaAGCAATCTGACCGAGTGACTTTGCTTTTTTTCcccgggatgactccgtgaaacTACATGTTACTTTCACTGAGtcgggacattggaatgcccatcccctgAAGGGTTTCAGCATAAAGAATGTTCaagccactgccgccatccataagaacTTTGTGCAACCGAGTGGCTCCCACTACTGGATCCACTACCAGTGCTTGTCGCCCAGGGGTAGCAACATGAGGTGGGTGGTCTGACAGGTCGAAGGTAATGGGGGCCTTTGACCACTTGAGGTACGTCttagttgccggagcaaccatgttcacttcacgATTGATGActttagtcgacttttgctttcaacgtcagcaaatATCACCAGGGTAGCATTAACCTTCGAGTAATATCCTGCCTTTTCTTCATCCTCATCCTTGTTGGAGCCCTTTTCACTCGGTTGACCTTCACGGAACTATTGAATGAGGAATctgcattgtcgagtggtatgcttgggtaaAATCAGATTACCCtcctcgtctttcttcgtgtggatggcaCACAAAAGATCCAGGACGTCCTGGCCTGATTGATCCTTCATCTTTTTGGGTATCCACTGccccttgggcttccctttgaacttgccTTGAGTCGTCACTACTGTTGCTTCTGTTTGACCAGCGGCTTCAGCTTTGCGCTTCTGCCTCCGACTGGGATTCCCGCCCTCGGTGTCAGGGTCTACGACCTTTCCCTTGCCACTACGGAGCCGGTCCTCTTCTTCATCATTCACGtaccgagtggctatctccatcatccgattcatggAGAGGGTCCTAGACCGTCCAAATTTCAGTATGAGCTCTCTATATCTGACGCCTTCTTTAAATGCACAAACTGCCTGATGCTCAGAAACATTTTCCACCACATGGTGAAGTGTGGTCCAgcgctggatataatccctcaaggtttcattcggcttctggaaGCAATGTTGCAGTTCAGTCAGACCAGCGGGTCGCTTGCAAGTGCCTTCAAACGTTttggtaaacactcgggccaagtcttcccaacagtataTGCTGGCGGGAGCCAACTGGTTCAACCACGCCCTGACTGAGCCTTCAAGTATCAAGGGCAGGTGCTTTGTGGCCACTTCGTCATTGCCTCCACCAATCTGCacaaccactcggtaatcttctAACCACGTATCTGGCTTCGACTCACGAGTAAACTTACTCACCCCTGcaaccaacctgaagttgggaggaacctCAGCAGCTCGAATGGCCCTACTAAAACACTCAGGCCCAGAAACAAACGCTCTGCTTCCACTCGGGCGATCCCTGTCCAAACCCTCTTGGTTAGCCCTGCCTCTGTCAACCAGGCCTTGCACGAGGACTAACCTTGCATCAAACCCAGGCTCTCGGGGATCGGCTGGAATCCTCCGCTCGTCACCGTACGAGCGCCTGTCATCATACTGCTGGGGCACGTACGAAccacccctcggagggggcgtAGGCACTCGACGGCGGTCATCGCGGTGATACCGAGGATCAAACTGCCTGTGGCCTCGATCCAGGTACTGGTCCTGGTAATAACCATGATCTTCACGCCTCGAAGGCGATCTTGAGTTGTGGGCAGACTGAACCGTGTTCGCTTTGACAGACCTGCTGTGAATCATATTGCGCGACTGAGAAACAATCGAATCCTGCTCCCCAGCTGCTCTAAGCAGTGTCCGAATCTGCTCTAAGCCTCTTCCAGCTTCAGAACGAGATGGTTGGATTGAATCTGCAATACGGGCGGCTACTGCAACATTCGGAATTGGAGTGCGCTATACCTGACACTCATCTCGAGATCTAGTCAAAAACAACTACCGCTGTCGTCGACTGGGATTCGGTGGTGGCCTGCGAGCGCGGTCTTCGAGTGACTTCTGGAGATCCTCCAGGCGCACACATTCAGCCAGAGTGGCTACGCGTGCGGCTTCCAAAGCCTATGGGGGTCTGGAAAGTCTGCTCGTTCCTGCGCTGAAGTTCCTCTCTTTGTTCCGCAGTGAAGTCATGCGGGTAGTACTCGTCGTTGCAGTGCGACAGACCACCGCTCTCGCCCCCGCCGCGGGGAAATCCTGGTGGGCTACGCTGGGGGCCAGCCATGAGGACTTCCTCGGCGGGATCATTGCTTTCGCACTCGGAAAGAGTATCTGAGtgaccagtcgacagatcgaacaagccataAAGGGActcatcgggctcgatcgccgcaatCTAAGGAGTGGACGACTGACgagccaccgcgtgcttcacccaccgctaaagccgcgggcgaccggatcgcttgcgacgACGGGCAGCGGGGAGGGAAGACGGCaccggagccgactgatactgagtcgacgacTGCCGCAAGAGGACGCTGCAGGCACTCGCATGGAAGTGTGCCGCCCCACGAAtagggagcgcctcgacgtcgagggTGGCTTCCTGGAGCCAGGCCGAAtcctcggcgatgaaggtgagcgcgccgagacggatctcgcggcccaagGACAATCCACCGCTGGAAGCCATGTCGATGGAGATTGAAGATCGCAACCTCACCAGAAGTCGacgcctgccccaaggtgggcaccaactgtcgtgggaacGTATCTGACAGTAGAGGTAGGGGGTTAGTAAGAGAGGGCAGAGTCTAGCTACGACGTGATTGTACACTcggatttatgagttcaggcccctctcggaggaggtaatagccctacgtctcggtgtcgTGGAGGCTTTGTTGATTGGAGtgttgagttacagggggtgcgaacccttgtgcaagaggggaggggtggcttatatagagtatgtCGACTCCTCACAGCCCTCAGTTACACAAGGATTCAATGAGAGAATAAAGATAcgaacgttactggtaacgcccgcaTTTAATGATCTTTATGGCGACGGAGTGAATGTCTGACGGTTCCCATCCTGTGATGACTCTTCTGTCCTTCGAGTGAAATGTTGTATTCCGAGTGAATAACGACGGCCGAGTGGAAGTGGGATATCTGAGTTGATCTTCTGTCGAGTGAGTTGCACCCTGTGATGATTCCGGTCGGTATCTTCTTTCTATCTTTGTAGGTGTTGGCCTCTTGCGTAGTGTCCTTGGATAAGGCATGTAGGTCAGGCCTAGGACCCTACCCTAGATACATGTCATCATCACGTTTGTCTTTAATTTATGAGAGAAAGTATGTCCGAACCGTCCCACGAACCGATACAGACTCGCGTTGGATGGCTTCCGCAACCCGGGTGCGGACAGTTTGAGAATCGGCGTTGAAGATGCCACTTGGCATGGAGCTCACCGGACGAGCACAAGCCCACCCGGCCCCTCCCCCGGgcaggtccgtcccccgcatgcgACGATCGTGCGCTGACGTCTCACGGTGGGTCTCACCGCGGTGCCACGCCGTTTCTACGTGGCCAAGGCCTCCGCGCCCTCCCCTTGCTATAAATAGAACCCGGCTCTCACTCCATGAGCATCCAACGAGCTCATTCATCAGCAACTAtcgagttgtactactactactgttCGTCGTCACTGGCCGGTGGGGCCTGTAGCATTGCGTCGCACTAATGGCTCCTGCTCAATGCGCGCGCGTGCAGAGGGTGTTCCACTTCGGCAAGGGCAAGAGCGAGGGCAACAAGGCCATGAAGGACCTGGTACGTACTAATCGTTAGATCCATCACTCTCAGTTGATGTATTTTCAATAATAATTCACCATATATGCTGACTATGATGACTGGATCGTGGATGCATGGTGTGTGCAGCtgggcgggaagggcgccaacttgGCGGAGATGGCGAGCATCGGGCTGTCGGTGCCGCCGGGGTTCACGGTGTCGACGGAGGCGTGCCAGCAGTACCAGGCGGCGGGGAGGGCGCTGCCGCCGGGGCTGTGGGAGGAGACCCTGGAGGGCCTGCGCTGGGTGGAGGAGTACATGGGCGCGCGCCTCGGCGACCCGGCGCGGCCGCTGCTCCTCTCCGTCCGCTCCGGCGCCGCGGTGTCCATGCCCGGGATGATGGACACGGTGCTCAATCTGGGGCTCAACGACGAGGTGGCCGCCGGGCTGGCGGCCAAGAGCGGCGACCGCTTCGCCTACGACTCGTACCGCCGCTTCCTCGACATGTTCGGCAACGTCGTGAGTATACCACAACACACCTGGCTCTGACTAAGCTAAGCCTAGCTCCATGGATCGTACTACTGTCATGCATCGAGCAACCGTTGTCGTACGTAGTTAATTTGCGTGCGTCGAGCAACCGTTGCTTTCGGAGGGAGCGAGAGACGTGCGTCTGACGCGGGTTGCGTCGCCGAGACgttggctgctgctgctgcattaTGATGAAGGTGACAAGGATTACGTGGGGGGTTCTTGTATGCTTGCTTTTTAACCGTCGAAAATGATTGTTTTTAGTCAAGTATATAAGTACGTTTGGCTAGCGAGTAGGAGTAATTTACAAGAGAACAAAACAGCTTCATAAAAATATGAAACAAAAAAATGAATTGGGTTGCTTTATAAAGAGGAGTTTTTGTTTCATCATATGAAGAAAGCTGAGCCGCATCACATACCACCCGTATGTGCAAACACCTTCAGAAGCTTTTTTTTTCCTGTTATTGTCGGCACAGTTAATCCGATTCCCAAGGACAGTTTGCACCGCAACACTGCCGTATTTTGACCGCAACTGTTTCTCTTAGAGAAAAGGAATGACCGATGAAGGCGACCTTTGTCTTATTTGACACTATTATTTCACCCCACTCTGAAAATAAGATAAACAAAAAAGGAGGGCAAACTTTGACACTGTTACTTCTGAAATAAGACAAAAAGCAACTAGACAAACTTTGATAAAACAATAAGACAAGCATTTTTCCGTAGCACAAAATGTCCAATTTCATGAAAAGATTTGTCTTGTTCTTAGAAAGCAAAATAATTAAGACAGTCAGTTTGGGGTGACGAAAAACATGACAAAAAATTTCAGCTCCGACTTCATTGAGCCATGACATCTGCAATATTAATTCATATACAGTAGTAGGTTTAGACAAacctgtcaagttggtgttgtcttctagcttactccctccgttctaaaataggttTAGACTAACTTATTAATTtagaaagttagtacaaagttgagtcatctattttaatgtaaaattgggtcatctattttggaaaggGAGTAGCTCTAGAGTAAAAATGCAGTCCAATGATAGTACCAAGTTTTACTTTTTTTGAGGGGATTACCAAGTTTTACTATAGAGTAATGCTAGACCCATGTAAACTTATGTGAGGTTTTTACGTAAAGGCTGATGTGAAGGTAGTTAATTGGATGAGGATTAGTGGCTGGGGCCCACTCTGGTTAAAATCAGGGGGAAGAGGATTTATAGTTAGGAAGATTACGTTATCGGTAGCCTGTTCGTAGATGGAGCATTATCGTTTACTATACTAGTAATGAAAAAAGACTCCACCTCACCAGTCCAATGCCCACCAACGACCCCACTTCACCAGCAAACCAAAAAACGAAAAGAAAAAAGACTCCACTTCACCGGTTCACTTGCGAGCGcggcaggacggcggcggcggcggcggcggcggagcccgCGCGGTTGGAGGCCGGACCGCCCGGCCGCCGCTGTGCCCCTCATGGAGGCTGGAGCTCGACCCCGGCGGCTAGGTCGGCTCCGACTGCGGCGCCCTAGTAAAAGGGGAAACACCGAGTCATTACTCGTTTGTATCGAACATATTTTGGTTTAGCACAAGACTGCGGGTCTATGACAGCGAACGCCTGAGCTAATCAAATTCCTCTTACTCGTTTGCTTGGTACATTGTTCCACAAAAGGAGGAACGCCAGATGGATCCAGCCCAGTTAATCTGGCAACTGGATTTCGAATACTGCATTCTGGGATGTGCGTTCCTCACTAAATAGCAGTTTCTTTTGTACTGAAAAAGTTGGGTCGACGTTTTGTTTACAATAATTCGTACTAGCAACTAGCAGTAGTAGCAGGATCCTTGTTTCTTAGCAGGGTCTTTCCTCTTGCCAGGTCATGGACATTCCCCATGCGCTTTTCGAAGAGAAGCTCGAAGCCATGAAAGCAACCAAGGGGGTGGACAACGACACCGACCTCATTGCCAATGACCTCAGGGAGCTAGTGGGTCAGTACAAGACCGTCTACGTTGAAGCCAAAGGAGAACAATTTCCCTCAGGTTGAATTCATGAATTTCACCTTTTTATTTATATATTTTGAAACTGACATTGTGTTTTTGGCACCCAGTTGATATGTGTATATGCTTGTTGTTTCTTGCCTTGGCATAGACCCCAAGAGGCAATTGCAGTTAGCGGTGTTGGCCGTGTTCGACTCATGGGACAGTCCGAGAGCGAACAAGTATAGAAGCATTAATCAGATCACCGGACTTAGGGGCACCGCCGTAAACGTGCAGTGCATGGTGTTTGGCAACATGGGGAACACCTCCGGCACTGGTGTCCTCTTCACTAGGAACCCTAGCACCGGGGAGAAGAAGCTTTATGGCGAGTTCCTAGTCAATGCTCAGGTATGGCTCGGTTCTGATCGCTGATGGTTGCTTCTAAGTTCTAGCTGCCATGCTCTACGTATGTGCGCACAGCAAAAGAGCAGTATGTTGCCCACTTTTATTAAAATAGATTATGCAATCAAGATAATACAGTCTGTGGATATTGCATATTCATTGAATGGCTGGGCATAATTTAACCGTTTCCCTGAACCTGTGATTCTTCTGTAATCTGAAAACTCAACTCTTGTATTCCCCCTGTGCTTTGGGGTTTTTCCTGCTGCTATGCAGCTATGAGAAAATATATTCAGGGTGGGGCTTCTCCNNNNNNNNNNNNNNNNNNNNNNNNNNNNNNNNNNNNNNNNNNNNNNNNNNNNNNNNNNNNNNNNNNNNNNNNNNNNNNNNNNNNNNNNNNNNNNNNNNNNNNNNNNNNNNNNNNNNNNNNNNNNNNNNNNNNNNNNNNNNNNNNNNNNNNNNNNNNNNNNNNNNNNNNNNNNNNNNNNNNNNNNNNNNNNNNNNNNNNNNNNNNNNNNNNNNNNNNNNNNNNNNNNNNNNNNNNNNNNNNNNNNNNNNNNNNNNNNNNNNNNNNNNNNNNNNNNNNNNNNNNNNNNNNNNNNNNNNNNNNNNNNNNNNNNNNNNNNNNNNNNNNNNNNNNNNNNNNNNNNNNNNNNNNNNNNNNNNNNNNNNNNNNNNNNNNNNNNNNNNNNNNNNNNNNNNNNNNNNNNNNNNNNNNNNNNNNNNNNNNNNNNNNNNNNNNNNNNNNNNNNNNNNNNNNNNNNNNNNNNNNNNNNNNNNNNNNNNNNNNNNNNNNNNNNNNNNNNNNNNNNNNNNNNNNNNNNNNNNNNNNNNNNNAAAAAAAAACTTTTTTTTTTGCCTTATGCAGGGTGAGGATGTGGTTGCTGGAATCAGAACCCCGGAGGATCTTGATGCCATGAGGGATCACATGCCGGAGGCCTATGCAGAGCTTGTTGAAAACTGTGACATACTGGAGAGCCACTATAAGGAAATGATGGTATGTTAGTTTACCAACTGCTTGCAGGAAGCTCTGCTGAGGGGCCTGTCAGTGTTGCTGTTTTATGCAACAAGGCGTTTGACCCATAGCGTGATATAAAACTTATTCTGAAACATTGTGAAGAACTTAGCTATCTAATTAGTTTATGTGATCATTTTCAAGCACCATTACAGTGCTCTCTACAATTGCCCACATGACATGAATGCTCTTTGGTCATGATCCTGCCTTAATATGTCAAAAGATTAACCTGAACCCCTACTATTTCCAATGGAGAATAACTTGCATTTTTCATGTTTAATTCAGGATATTGAATTTACAGTTCAAGAAAATAGGCTCTGGATGCTACAATGCAGATCCGGAAAGCGTACTGGCACAGGAGCTGTGAAGATTGCTGTAGACATGGTtaatgaggctcttgttgatcgcaATACAGCGATTAAGATGGTAGAACCAGGCCACTTGGACCAGCTTCTTCATCCACAGGTATAAGATAATCAAATATGCCCAAATGGTCTATAAAACTGATACATGTAAATACATGCATGCAATTTGTTACTGCCTCTGTTATCCCAATAAATTATCTGCTTTTTCAGGATATATTTGCATTACTTAATGATTTTACAAAAGAACCACATCGTTTGCATGCTGAGAATGCATTCGTAATTAATGAAGATAGTATACTCATTCAATAGGCCTATGATTCTGACATACTACTAAAATCTGATGTATACAGATAGTTTCTTGCTTTCTTACTTTACAAGTTCAAATTTAATCAGATGTATTGGTGTCTGGAACTTTATTTTAACCCTTATATTGACATCCCTCGTTTGAATTTTATTTGCAACTGGATAATGGCAATATATTGACTCAGTTTTATTACCCTTATGTTATGACAACCAGTTTGCGAACCCCGAGGCTGCTTCATACAAAGGCAAAGTTATTACTACAGGCTTACCAGCATCACCTGGGGCTGCTGTGGGACAAATTGTATTTACTGCGGAGGATGCTGAAGCATGGCATGCCCAAGGGAAATCTGCTATTCTGGTCTGTACATGTCCTTATCATCCTCCTTTTTATAGCAGGATGTCTCCTTCATTTTTCTATGTCATTTTGGGTTGGACTTGTCCTATTCTTGAGTTATCCTGATATTTTTTGAACTTTCTGAATGTAAAGGTGAGGATAGAGACCAGCCCAGAAGATGTTGGTGGCATGCATGCAGCCGCTGGAATTCTTACAGCAAGAGGTGGTATGACTTCTCATGCTGCCGTTGTAGCACGTGGTTGGGGAAAATGCTGTGTGTCAGGGTGCTCAAGCATCCGTGTAAATGAAACTGAAAAGGTGATTGAACTTATCGCTGCAGATGTCTAGGA
The sequence above is a segment of the Triticum dicoccoides isolate Atlit2015 ecotype Zavitan chromosome 1A, WEW_v2.0, whole genome shotgun sequence genome. Coding sequences within it:
- the LOC119278800 gene encoding pyruvate, phosphate dikinase 1, chloroplastic, producing MAPAQCARVQRVFHFGKGKSEGNKAMKDLLGGKGANLAEMASIGLSVPPGFTVSTEACQQYQAAGRALPPGLWEETLEGLRWVEEYMGARLGDPARPLLLSVRSGAAVSMPGMMDTVLNLGLNDEVAAGLAAKSGDRFAYDSYRRFLDMFGNVVMDIPHALFEEKLEAMKATKGVDNDTDLIANDLRELVGQYKTVYVEAKGEQFPSDPKRQLQLAVLAVFDSWDSPRANKYRSINQITGLRGTAVNVQCMVFGNMGNTSGTGVLFTRNPSTGEKKLYGEFLVNAQGEDVVAGIRTPEDLDAMRDHMPEAYAELVENCDILESHYKEMMDIEFTVQENRLWMLQCRSGKRTGTGAVKIAVDMVNEALVDRNTAIKMVEPGHLDQLLHPQFANPEAASYKGKVITTGLPASPGAAVGQIVFTAEDAEAWHAQGKSAILVRIETSPEDVGGMHAAAGILTARGGMTSHAAVVARGWGKCCVSGCSSIRVNETEKVVAIEDKMLYEGDWISLNGSTGEVILGKQPLSPPALSADLETFMSWVDEVRQLKVMANADTPGDALAARKNGAEGIGLCRTEHMFFASDERIKAVRQMIMAPTVELRQKALDRLLPYQRSDFEGIFRAMDGLPVTIRLLDPPLHEFLPEGHVEDIVRELCAESGAAEDDVLARMEKLSEVNPMLGFRGCRLGISYPELTEMQARAIFEAAISMTNQGIQVFPEIMVPLVGTPQELGHQVALIRQIANNVFTNMGKTIDYKAGTMIEIPRAALVADEIAEQAEFFSFGTNDLTQMTFGYSRDDVGKFLPFYLAQGILQHDPFEVLDQRGVGELVKIATERGRKARPNLKVGICGEHGGEPSSVAFFAKAGLDYVSCSPFRVPIARLAAAQVLV